The segment GATAAAATTCATAGAGATTGTCGGCGGGTCGATTTCCATCGGCGGCAGCGGGCACGGGTTTTGCGGGTCGGTATAAGTTACGCCGACGGTTATATCGTCAAATCCGGCTACCGCTACAATTTCACCGCATATCGCTTCTTGTGTCGGGACTTTTTCGTTTTTCACAAAACGATAAATTTTTGAAATTCTTGCCGGCTTTGAATTTCCGTCTCTATCGATCACTGCAATCGGAGCGTTTATGTTCATTCTTCCGGAAGTTATTTTTCCGATGGCAAGCCGCCCTAAAAACGGCGAATAATCAAGTGAACTCACAAGCATTTGCAAAGGCTCCTCGGCTGAACCGCCGGGCATAGGAATTCTTTCTATAATCATATCCAAAAGCGGACGCATACTCGTTCCCTGAACGTTGTAATCAAGCATTGAATATCCGTTTTTCGCCGATGAATATACGATGGGAAAGTCGAGCAATTCGTTTGGCGCGTCGAGTTTTACGAATAAATCAAAAACTTGATCGACGACCCAATCCGGTCTTGCTGCCGGCTTATCTATTTTATTTATTACCGTAATGATAGGAAGTCTGAATTTCAGCGCCTTTTTGAGAACAAAAAACGTCTGCGGCATCGGACCTTCCTGCGCATCCACCAAAAGCAGCACGCCGTCCGCCATCCGTAAAACCCGCTCGACCTGTCCGCCGAAATCCGCGTGTCCGGGAGTATCAATAATGTTTATACAATGGTCGCGATAATGCAGTGTACCGTTTTTTGCAGCGATTGTAATGCCGCGCTCTTTTTCAATTTCCATCGAATCCATAAGCCGCTCGGTACGGATTTCACGCTCGCCGAACATTCCGCTTTGTTCAAATAGTTTATCAACAAGGGTGGTTTTACCGTGGTCGACGTGAGCGATAATAGCGACGTTGCGTAAGAATTTTTGTTCCATTTTTTGTTTTCTCGCTTAAAAATCAAGACGAATATACTTTATTTACACAACGGCTTGCAATAAATACGTATCATTTTGATACTTTAATTACACGAAATTTGTAAACCTGTTTAAAATTTACAAATTTACAAATTTTCAATGCCTCTTCCGTAATCGTCCTGATAACGCACTATATCGTCTTCGCCGAAATAATCGCCGGTTTGCACTTCGATAAAAATTAAGGGTTGAGTTCCCGTATTCATAATTCTGTGCTGCTGTCCTCTGCGAATGTCAATTGTATCTCCGTATCTGACGTTCAATTTGAGATGGTCGAGGTCAACAAAACCCTCGCCGCCTACAATCGTCCAAAGTTCGTCTCTTTTGCCGTGCATTTGCAGTGATAATCTTTTGCCGGGGTTTACACAAACCCGCTTCACCTTAAACCTGGGAGTATCCTGTAAAACCTCGTAATCGCCCCAAGGACGCTCTTCTTTTTCATTGCTCATTTTTTATCCTTTCACGAAAACACGACAGTACGATTTTCGTCCGTTAGTATTTTTCTCTGAATGTGCGCGCTTACCGCTCTTGATAAAACCCGGCGTTCAATATCCTGTCCCGTAGCGATAAGATCCTCGACGGAATGTTTATGGCTTACACGCTGAACGTCCTGCTCAATAATCGGTCCCGCATCCAATTCTTCTGTTACGTAGTGCCCCGTAGCGCCGATAATTTTAACGCCGCGCTCAAACGCCTGACGATAAGGTTTTGCGCCTGGAAACCCGGGCAAAAACGAATGGTGAATGTTAATTATGCGGTTTTTGTAAACACAGATCATTTCCGGCGAAATAATCTGCATATACCTTGCTAAAACTATGAAATCAACCTCGTTTTTTTGCAAAATTTCTATTTGTCTTCGTGTTTGCTTTTCGTAATTTTCTTTGCTTATCGGAATATAAAAATAAGGAATCCCAAATTTTTCACAGTCCTCGCGCAAATCTTCGTGATTACTTATTACAAGCGGAATATCTACTTCAAATTCTTTAATTTTCCATCGCGAAATAATATCAAAAAAACAGTGTGCGTATTTTGAAACGAAAATCGCCATTTTCTGTCGAGACGAAGATCTATGAAGTTCCCACGACATGTTAAATTTTTTTGCGGATTCGTGTATAAAAATCGTCTTAAAATCGTCTAATTCCACCGAGAAATTTTCCAAATCCCACTCTACCCGCATAAAAAATTTTCCGTTTTGCCTGTCGGTGTGTTGATCAAGATAAACTATGTTTGCACCAAGCCGTGCAAGCAACGCCGTAACGTCTGCGACGATTCCGTCTTTGTCGTTGCAGGACATCAAAAGCACCGCGGTATTTTTTTGTTTCATTAAATTTCTCCGATTTTTATCGTTAAAATAATATTACTCCAATCGCTTCGCAAGTTTTGTAGTGCAAAAATTTGGAAATTATATACTTTGCGTTAAGAACAACGGATCTAATTTTTGGGACTTATGAGATATGTCACCTATGATATATTTCTATACTGTCACTTCTTAATATCACCAAATAATTATCTACGTTAAAATCTTTACCGCCAGAATCTTTTATTGTCGCCTTGTATAAATTTTCCGTAATAATCGAACATCTGAGTTTGCTTTTGCATTTGTTTACTACCGATTTCATAAAATCCTTGTTTGAAGCGTTTCCTATTAAATATAGCGTTTCATATTCAAAATTTATTTTCAATAAATTGTTTATATACACAGATTCGCCTTCCGTCTCTATTTTAAACTTCTTTCCTATTATTCGAATGGCAAACTTACAATAATATCCGTTAAAATCATTTATGATTTCGTCTTTCATCTTTCTTTGTGAATAGTTGTAAAGATAATCTATCAAATTTAGTACTTCTTCATATATTTTGTTTTGATCACGTTTTTTAGCAAAAACTTTTTCTCCAAGAAAAGTCAATTCTTGCACAAGAACCGGATAAAAAAGTCCTACTTTATTAATTTCGTTATGCTTCTCAAAAAGTTCC is part of the Chitinispirillales bacterium genome and harbors:
- the typA gene encoding translational GTPase TypA, which translates into the protein MEQKFLRNVAIIAHVDHGKTTLVDKLFEQSGMFGEREIRTERLMDSMEIEKERGITIAAKNGTLHYRDHCINIIDTPGHADFGGQVERVLRMADGVLLLVDAQEGPMPQTFFVLKKALKFRLPIITVINKIDKPAARPDWVVDQVFDLFVKLDAPNELLDFPIVYSSAKNGYSMLDYNVQGTSMRPLLDMIIERIPMPGGSAEEPLQMLVSSLDYSPFLGRLAIGKITSGRMNINAPIAVIDRDGNSKPARISKIYRFVKNEKVPTQEAICGEIVAVAGFDDITVGVTYTDPQNPCPLPPMEIDPPTISMNFIPNDSPFAGKEGEFVTSRHIGDRLKREVLSDVALKIEDLTDRVGFKVSGRGELHLSILIETMRREGYELQVTRPQVIYKESEKGHKLEPWEELTIDVDPQYQGAVISKLGERKGLMVSMEPTEGKMTRLVYHIPTRGLLGYRSEFMTDTCGMGIMNYIFHDYLPFAGEIKNRHNGAMIVKENNCVSLAYPLGNLQERGTLFIGPGVECYMGMILGEHCRENDIIVNPAKGKKLTNMRASGSDDAVILTPHRVMDLEDCIDWINDDEIVEITPKSIRMRKMNGYGNNV
- a CDS encoding phosphomannose isomerase type II C-terminal cupin domain produces the protein MSNEKEERPWGDYEVLQDTPRFKVKRVCVNPGKRLSLQMHGKRDELWTIVGGEGFVDLDHLKLNVRYGDTIDIRRGQQHRIMNTGTQPLIFIEVQTGDYFGEDDIVRYQDDYGRGIENL
- the purU gene encoding formyltetrahydrofolate deformylase; the encoded protein is MKQKNTAVLLMSCNDKDGIVADVTALLARLGANIVYLDQHTDRQNGKFFMRVEWDLENFSVELDDFKTIFIHESAKKFNMSWELHRSSSRQKMAIFVSKYAHCFFDIISRWKIKEFEVDIPLVISNHEDLREDCEKFGIPYFYIPISKENYEKQTRRQIEILQKNEVDFIVLARYMQIISPEMICVYKNRIINIHHSFLPGFPGAKPYRQAFERGVKIIGATGHYVTEELDAGPIIEQDVQRVSHKHSVEDLIATGQDIERRVLSRAVSAHIQRKILTDENRTVVFS